In Actinoplanes lobatus, the DNA window GCTCCGGCCGGACGGCTCCGGAGGCGCCCGGCCCGCCGTGGAAGGCGGCCAGCCCGGCGCCGATCCGGGCGCCCATCGCGGCCGGCTCCGGCACGTCGACGCCGAGCCGGGCGAGCAGGCCGGTACCGAGCGTCAGGGCGTCGCCGAGCATCCGGCGGTTGGTCAGTGCGCCGATCTGCTCGGCCACCGGGCGGGCCAGCCACACCGGGTCGCCGGCGTCCGCGGTGATCTCGGCGAAAACCTGGTCGGCCTCTTCGAATCTGGCCAGCGCGCACAGGACGGCATGACGATCGGCGCGCGTGTCCGCGTACCCCTCGCCGGTCCTGTCCAGAAGACGCAGCGCGACCGAGAGATGCACCTCGGCCTCCGCATGGTCGGCGACCAGCCGGGCCGACGTGGCGGCCCGGCGCAGCAACGCCGCGGCCGACGCCCGCTCGGCCGGATCGGTGAGCAGATCCGCCGCGGCCAGATACAGCGGCGCGGCGGCCGGGGCCGGGGCGATCCGGCGCGCGAGCGCCAGACTCAGCCGGGCCCGGTCGTCCAGGGAAAGGCGGGCGTACGCGGCCTGATGCACCCGATCGTGCCGGAACCGCGCGCGGCCGCCGTCGACCACGACCAGGCCGTCGTCGACCGCCGGCTGCAACGCCGCGGACGCCTCCAGCGAATCGCCGAGACAGGCCATGACGTCGACGAGCTCACGTGCCCGCGGCGGCAGCGCCTCGATCCGGGCGCTGATCAGGGCGACCACATCGCCGTGGCCGACGAAGTCCCGCACCTCGGCCGGATCCCAGCGCCAGCCGCCGTCCTCCGGGACCAGCACACCCTCCCGGCGCAGCGCGTTGACCAGTTCCACGGTGTCGAACGGGTTCCCGCCGGTCCGCTCGGCCAGCACGGCGGCCAGCGGCGCCGCGTCCGCCCCGGGCAGGCGCAGCATCCCGGCGATCAGCCCGGCCAGGTCGTCACCGCTCAACGGGGAGAGCGCGATCCGGTGCGCCCGCGCCACGATCGCGGTCAGCGGGTGCGTCTCGTCCACCTCCTCCTCCCGGTAGGCGCCCAGCACCAGCAGGCCCGGCAGGTCGCCGGCGTCGAGCACGTCGCCCAGGAACGGCAGCGACGGGCCGGACGCCCACTGCAGGTCGTCGAGGAAGAGCACCAGCGGGCGCTCGGCGCTCGCCAGCGCCCGCAGCAGGGTGAGCGCGGCCGTGCGCATTCGCGCGAACACCACCCGCGGGTCGTCGCCGGACGGCTCCTCCGGCTCCACGGCCAGCAGCGGCCGGAACGACGGCATGATCGCGGCGATCAGGCCGCGGTCCGGGCCGAGCGCGGTACGCAGCCGGTCGCGCAACCCGGCGACCACGTCCTCCGGTTCGGCCAGCAGCTGCTCGCCCAGCCGGTCGAACGCCTCCCGGATCCCGCCGGCCAGATCGTGGTGGAACTGGTCGAACCGGCCGGCCACGAACCGGCCCCCGGCCCTGGCCAGCGCCGGGCGCAACCGATCCACCAGGGCGGTCTTGCCTACCCCGGCGGGCCCGGTGATCATCGCGAGCCGGCCGGATCCGGCGGTCCCGCTGTCTTCGGTGGCTCCGGCGGTCGCGCTGTCTCCGGCGGTTCCACTGCCCTCGGTTGCTCCGGTTGCTCCGGTTGCTCCGGTTGCTCCGGTTGCTCCGGTTGCTCCGGTTGCTCCGGTTGCTCCGGTTGCTCCGGTGGCTGCGGCGGTCGCCTCGGTCAACAGGGCATGCAGGGCGGCCAGCGGCTCGTCCCGGCCGATCAGGCGGGCGGGCGGCGCGAGACGCAGCGGGAAGTCGTGCTCACCCAGCTCGAACGCCTCTTCCGCACGGAACCGGACGAGGTCGTGGATCAGACCCTCGTCGCTCTGGTAGCGCTGGTCGGGCTCCTTGCACAGCAGCCGCAGGATGATCCGCGACAGAGCGGACGGGATGGCCGGATTCACCTCGTCCGGCGGCATCGGGACACGGGCCAGGTGGTCGTGGATCAGACTGAGCGGCTCCCGGTCACGGCCGAACGGCGGCTCCCCGGTGGCCAGCTCGTACAGGGTGGCGCCGAGGGCGTACAGGTCGCTGCGGTGGTCGACCGGCCGACCGGTGCGCCCGGTCTGCTCCGGCGACAGATAGGGCAGGGTGCCGGCCAGCACCTCGCCCGCCTCCCGGCCCGCGTCCCCGGCCAGCTCGAAGTCGATCAGCGTGGGCCGGCCGTCGTCGTCGACCAGCACGTTCGCCGGGCTCACGTCCCGGTGCACCACGCCACGCCGATGAATCCCGGCGAGCACGCCGGCCAGGCGGACGGCCAGCTCCGTCAGCGCGCCCGGCTCCCACGGCCGTTCAACATCAGCGAGCGTACGCGCGGCGTCGTCCACCAGCGCCAAGGAGCGCTCGTCCAGCTGCCCGGCCAGCCGCGGGGTACCCGGAACACCGTCGAGGCGGCGCAGCATAGCGATCTCGTTACGCAGCCGGTCAGCCGCACCAGGCCCGAGCGGCTGCTTGCGAACCACCCACGCGCCACCCACCACGTGGACGCGCGAAACACGGGTGCGGTCGCTGTCATGCAGCACTTCTTCCAGGCCGTTGAGAGTCACGAAGTGCGAATCGGCCCCCCACGACCCTCACTGAGCCTTGCTACCGCACCGCCACCGTTCACCCACCCACCCCCACCCCCACCCACCCACCTGCCGTTCACCCGCTGCCCACCACCTGCCGATCACCCGCTGCCCGCTGCCCGCTGCCCGTCGCCGCCCGCCTGCCGTTCACTTGCCGGCCGTTGCGTCCGGCCCGCCGCCGTGGTCGCGTCCGCGCACCCGTCGCCCACCACCTGCCGTTCACCCGCTGCCCGCTGCCCGCTGCCCGTCGCCGCCCGCCTGCCGTTCACTTGCCGGCCGTTGCGTCCGGCCCGCCGCCGTGGTCGCGTCCGCGCACCCGTCGCCCGCCCACCTGCCTTTCATCCGCCGCCCGTCGCCGCCCGTCGCCGCCGGCCTCCCAGCCGCCACCATTCCGCTGTCCTGCCTGCCTCCCGCGGCCTCCACACCGCTTCTATTTCGCGGTCTCCGTTGGGTTGCTGCCTCCGAATCGCTGCGCCGCTGAACTCGTGGTCGCGACCCAAGCCGCCAGTGGATAGTTCGCGGGTCGACTGGCAGCCTTTCCGGGGTAATACAGCTGCGGTGCACAGGTGATGGGGTGCCGGTACCAGATCGGAATTGAATCGATTCCGAGATGGCCTTGCGTATTTTGCCTCCCGCGATGGGTTTCTCCATGCGGCAGCATGAATGCAGGAGTGAGCCGTACTTTCCAGCCTTTCTCCTTCGCCGTTCGTTGATGGCGGAGAAGGATGATGGTCGGGCTTGGAGTTACGGTGATCGTCTATGTATCGGCGCGATGGCGGCGGGTAGAACACCCCCATCTGGCCACTTTGGTCGCCTCCTCGCCCCGTTCAGGAAGGTCGCCGGCAGCGGACCCCGCGCCCTCATTGGCCGATGATCGCCTTGGCTTGGCTGGCCGAATCGGTGGCCGACGCGGCGGCTCGATGTCGGTTGATGGGCCGTCATGGTCGGCGGCCTACCCCGGTGTGCGGTGGTGGTCGCCGACCTGTCGGGGTGCGGTAGTGGTCGCCGACCTGCCTGGGTGCGCGGTAGTGGTCGCCGACCTGCCTGGGTGCGCGGTAGTGGTCGCCGACCTACCTCGGTGTGGGGTTGTGGTCGGCGACCTACCTCGGTGTGGGGTTGTGGTCGGCGACCTTCCGCGATGGGGGTGTAGTTGGCGGGTTCGGTCGGTGTGGAGTTGCGGGCGGTGGGTTTGACGGGTGCGGGGTTGTGGGTGATGGGTTTGACGGGTACGGGGTTGTGGGTGATGGGTTTGATCGGCCTGGAGTCGTGGCCGGCGGGCACGATCGATTTGCCTACGTGGTTGGTGCACCTGAGCGGTGGGCCACTACGGGCGAAGGCCTTGAGTGGCGGGCGGTTCCGTTCACGCGGCGGGCCGGTCCGTTCATCGAGGCTGGTGAGTTGATCAGCGGTTTCGTCCGCGGAAGGGCCGTCGGTGGTGACGGTGCCAGCATGCTGGCCCGGTGTGCGGAACTGCTCGGTGGAGTCTTCCGGAGCGCCCGTGTCGTTGGCCTGTTCGTGCAGCTCAAACACTTGATCTACGGGTCTTCCAGCCGTGCGGTCCGGGGCTGGTCCCCGAAGTGAGGTGCTCCTCGGCCGGCCAGGTCGCGGCTCCGCCCGACAGCCATGGGGCTGGATCAGGCCGTCACTAATCGGCTGATCTTGTGCTGCCGACCGCTCAACCGGGTGCGTGCCGTTCCGTTCCAGAGCGGGCTGTGCACCGACCGGCGGGGTGGGGCAGGCCGTGCCCAGGCGCGCTGGGGTAGTCCTGTCCAGGCGCGGTGGGGTGGCCGTGTTTGGCTGCGCGGGAGTAGTCCTGTTCGGACGAGGTGGGGTGGCCGTGTTTGGCTGCGCGGGAGTAGTCCTGTTCGGACGAGGTGGGATGGTCGTGTCTGGCCGCGCTGGGGTGGTCGTGTTCGGGCGCGCTGGGGTGGTCCTGTCCAGGCGCGGTGGGGTGGCCGTGTTTGGCTGCGCGGGAGTAGTCCTGTTCGGACGAGGTGGGATGGTCGTGTCTGGCCGCAGCGAGGTGGTCCTGTTCGGTCGCGCTGAGGTGGTCGTGTTCGGGCGCGCTGGAGTGGTCGTGTTCGGGCGCGCTGGAGTGGTCCTGTTCGGGCGCGCTGAGGTGGTTGTGGTCGGGCGCTGTGACGTGGTCGTTTCGGGGCGCGCTGGGGTGGTCCTGTCCGGTTGGGGTGGGCTGGTTGTGTCCGGGCGCCCGTCCGCGCTGTGCTCCGGCGCGCGGCCGATCGACTGAGTTGCCTCGTCGGCGCGGATGCGGCGGAGGCGCTCAGCGTGTCGCCTGCGTAGACCCCATGCGCGGTGACGCTCGTGTTCGCGACGGAATTTTTCAGCGGCTGGGGAGTGGTTTCGGCGCGCGCTCCGGTCACGCATCTCGGAAATCTCTTCCCTGGTGAACAATTGGAGCTGCGGCATACTTCAATTCTCCTGCGCCGACGCGAAGAAGTGTAAGCCTGACCTTAAAGTCGATCATGCCAAATTGGCTTCCGCGGGGGATACTCTTTCGCGGCCGGTAGATATCCTCGCTGTCGGCATCGTCCGCCGCCATTCCGAGTTCGGATGCACTCACGTGGTCAAGGCATTTAATGGGCGTCTCTGAGATGATCTTGCGGATCCGGGCTGGTATGGCAGACCCGGTGATCGGCCGATGTGAGGCTCAGGTCGAGCAGTTGCCAACCGAGACCCGAAGCCTCGACGCCACCTTCCCGGCCCGTGGCTGGAACTCGGCGATCTCCAACTTCTCGCCACCGAAGACGACCGACTTGATCGAATCCTCGGCCCGAATCCTCGGCCCGAATCCTCGGTGGTTAGGGCGTTCGCGGGTGCTCCGATCGTTCGGGGCGGGGTGGGGTGGGGTGGGGCGTCGGTGGAGACGGGTCTCGGGGTCAGCGTTTGCGGACGATCAGGAAGGCGCCCTGCCTTGTGGGGTTCGGGACGGTGTAGGGCGGGGGGATCTCGTGGATCGTTGTCACCGCCGGCTCGAAGCCGGCTTCGGTGAGCAGGGCGGCGACCGCTTCCGGGCGGCGGCGATGGATGGTCAGGGTGACCTCGTGACCCCACGCCTCGGTGTAGTGCTTGTCGTCGTCGCCGGCCTGGAAGGCCAGCATCAGGTGGGCGCCGGGTCGTAGTACGCGGTGGAATTCGGCGAACACGCCGGGTAGTTCGCGGTCCGGTACGTGGATGGTGGAGAACCAGGCGTTCAGGCCGGCGAGGCTTTCGGTGGGCAGGTCGAGGGCGGTCATCGAGCCAACCTCGAAACGTAGGTCCGGGTAGTTGGCGCGAGCCTGTTCGACCATGCCGGGGGAGAGGTCGACACCGAAGACGTCCAGGCCCCGGCCGTGCAGGAAAGCGGTGACGTGGCCGGGGCCGCAACCGACGTCGGCGGCCGGGCCGTCCACCAGGTCGGTGAAGAGGGCGAGCAGGCTTCGCTTCAGCGGCTGGCGCGGCAGGTCGTCGGTGAACAGGGTGGAGTAGCTGGCGGCCACCGTGTCGTACGAGGAACGGGTTTGATCGAGGAAGTCCAGATCGCGCATGGCCGGGAAGGCTATCGGGCCGAGCCGGACGGGAACCGTTTCCGCCCAACGGGGCTGCTCGGAGAGGCGAGTCGGGTTCTCGACCGCAAGCGGGTGCTGGCGTAGCCGTACCGGAAGGGTCTGGAACGGCGACCGCGTGCCGGAGCGCGGCAGTTGGGTGGGGCCCGGATGGTGGCGTGGGCTGCGGGCGCGGTGTGCCGGAGCGCGGCAGGAGGGTGAGGGCCCGGGCGGTGGCGTGGGCTGCGGGCGCGGTGTGCCGGAGCGCGGCAGGAGGGTGAGGGCCCGGGCGGTGGCGTGGGCTGCGGGCGCGGTGTGCCGGAGCGCGGCAGGAGGGTGAGGGCCCGGGCGGTGGCGTGGGCTGCGGGCGCGGTGTGCCGGAGCGCGGTAGGAGGGTGAGGGCGCGGATGGTGGCGTGGGCTGCGGGCGCGGCAGGAGGGTGAGGGCCCGGGCGGTGGCGTGGGCTGCGGGCGCGGCAGGGGGGGGTGAGGGCGTGGGAAGCGGGTGAGGGGTGTGGGAAGCGGGAGAAAGAGGACGCGCGGAAAAGTGAGTGGAGGCAGGGGCGGGCGTGACGCGTCCCCCGTGCGCGTCACGCCCGGGTGCCCGGTCCATCCCCCACCGTCCTGGGGATGGACCGGGACGAATCAGTCCTAGAGGGACCACCACACGGTGGTGTCCGGCGGAAGGACCACGTTGTCGCTGGTGCCGTCGATCGGGCCGCTGGCCAGCAGCAGCTCGCCGGGGCGGCCGACGGCGACCGGCTGGTCGCTCATGTTGACCGTGCAGCGGAAGACCGGTGCGCCCTCGACCTCGCGTTCGAAGGCGAGCACGCCGGCCGGTGCGGGCACCCAGCGCAGGTTGTCGGTGGGGGCGAGCGCCGGGTCGGTGCGGCGGATCGCGAGGGCCGAGCGGTACAGCTCCAGGGTGGAGCCGGTGGCGCCGGCCTGCGCCGCGACGCTGAGGGCCGCCCACGAGTCCGGCTGCGGCAGCCAGCTTCCGCCGCCGTCGGGGCCGAAGCCGTACGGGGCCTCGGAGCCGCTCCACGGGATCGGCACGCGGCAGCCGTCGCGGTAGCCGTCCTGGCCGGCGGCCCGGTGGAACGCCGGGTCCTGGCGCACCTCCGGCGGCAGGTCGACGACCTCGGGCAGGCCGAGCTCCTCGCCCTGGTAGAGGTAGGCCGAACCGGGCAGGGCGAGCATCAGCGTGCTGGCCGCGCGACCGCGGCGCAGACCGGCCGCGTCGTCGACCGCGGTGGGTTTGCGGCCGGCCGCCTCGCCGTCGATCTTCTGCATCAGGCGGGTGGTGTGGCGGACCACGTCGTGGTTGGACAGTGTCCAGGTGGTCGGAGCGCCCACCTCGCGCATGGCGGCGAGCGAGTCCTCGATCATCTGGCGCTGCTCGTGCACGTTCCACGCGGTGCCCAGGTAGCTGAAGTTGAACGCCTGGTGCAGTTCGTCGTCGCGGACGTAGTTGGAGACCCGGGCCAGCGTCGGCGCCCACGCCTCGGCCACGGCGATGCGCTCGCCGGGGTACTCGTCGAGGATCTTGCGCCAGTCGCGGTAGATCTCGTGCACGCCGTCCCGGTCGAAGAACGGGCTCTCACCGGCGCCGAGCAGGTGCCACTCGCCGGTGTCGCCGATGTCGGGCAGGCCGTCCTCCTTGACCATGCCGTGCGCCACGTCCACCCGGAAGCCGTCGACGCCCAGGTCGAGCCAGAACCGCAGGATGGTCTTGAACTCGTCCCGTACGGCCGGGTGCTCCCAGTTGAAGTCGGGCTGTTCGGGGGCGAACAGGTGCAGGTACCACTCGCCGTCCGCGACGCGGGTCCAGGCCGGCCCGCCGAAGATCGACGGCCAGTCGTTCGGCGGGAGTTCGCCGTTCTCACCCTTGCCGGGGCGGAAGTGGTAGCGCTCGCGGAACGGCGAGCCGGGGCCCTCGGCGAGCGCCCGCTTGAACCAGTCGTGCTGGTCCGAGGAGTGGTTGGGAACCAGGTCGACGATGACTCGCAGACCGAGGGCGTGCGCGCCGGCGATCAACTGCTCGGCGTCGGCGACGGTGCCGAAGATCGGGTCGACGGTCCGGTAGTCCGAGACGTCGTAGCCCGCGTCCGCCTGCGGCGAGGCGTAGAAGGGGGAGAGCCACACCGCGTCCACACCGAGATCCCGCAGATACGGCAGCCGGCTGCTGATGCCGGGCAGGTCGCCGATGCCGTCGCCGTTCGAGTCGGCGAAGCTGCGCGGGTAGATCTGGTAGATGACCGCGTTGCGCCACCACGATGCCGGGGGCGCCTCCACGGTGGGCGGTGCGATCAGTTGATCCGTCATGGCGACGAACGCTAGCAAGAAACTAACACGTGTTACATAGCCCGAGGCTTGCTTTCTTGCAGCAAGTTCTTGCAACAGTCGGTTATGCCGGTTTTGTGGTTGATTCCCGGACGATCAGCGAGGTGCCGAGAACCTGGTGCGGGTGCTGTTCCTCACCCCTGATCGCCGAGATCAGGAACTCCGCGGCCATCCGCCCCTTGGTGACGATCGGCTGCCGGACGGTGGTGAGCCGGGGACGGAACCAGGCCGACTCGGAGAGGTCGTCGAACCCGGTCACGGACACCTCTGAGGGCACTTTTATTGCAAGTTCTTGCAAGGCATCCACGGCCCCGTACGCGAGGATGTCGGACAGCGCGAGGATAGCGGTGGGAGCGTGCCCACCGGCCATCAGGTCCCGGGTCGCCCGGTAGCCCTCGGCGCGGGTCACCGGCACCTCGACGAGCTGGACGTCGGCCATCGTGAGATCGCATTCGGCCAGCGCGTCGGCGATCCCGGCCATCCGCCGGGCCAGCGGCCCCCGGTAGCCGCGCTCGGTCACCGCGGCGCCCGGGTCCATGGACAGCACTGCCAGCCGGCGGTGGCCGAGATCGAGCAGGTAGCGGGCCACCTCGCGGGCGCCGCCCCGGTCGTCGACCTCGACGCTGGGCGCGCCCGGCACCCGGTCGCTGTCGATCAGCACGAACGGGATGCCGCGCCGGCTCAGCTCGGCCACCTCGCCGCGGTCGGCCTCCAGGCCGCAGACGACGAAACCGTCGACCGCGGCGTACGGAATGGCCTTGAGCACCGAGTCCTGCAGCGGCGGGGTGAGCAGCAGCGTGTAACCCTCCTGATCGCACACCTGCCCGGCGCCCATCAGGAAGCGGGAATAGTACGGGTTCTCCAGGATCCAGGCCAGCCGCTGGGGCAGCAGCACGCCGATCGAGTTGGTGGTGCCGGCCCGCAGCATCCGGCCCAGCGGGTCCGGCGTGTAGCCCAGTTCCTCGGCGGCGGCCAGGATCCGCTCCCTGGTCGCCACCGAGATCCGCTGCGGGTTGTTGAACGCGAACGAGACCGCCGAGCGGGAGACGCCCGCCGCTGCCGCGACGTCGTTCGACGTGGCCTTCCTCGACGACATGGGCCATGTTATCGAGGCCGGGTCACACGGCGCTCACCGGCACACGGACCACCGCGTTGAAGACGTAACCGAGCGTGTTGTGCCGGGCCGCGTCGGGCTGGGTGTTCCCGCGTACGTCGGTGGCCCGCGCCAGCAGGGTGTGCTCCCCGGCCGCCGGCGTCCAGTCGACCTCCCAGCGCTGCCAGACCCCACCCGGGGTGGCGCCGTACGGGCGGGCCCGCCGCCACG includes these proteins:
- a CDS encoding class I SAM-dependent DNA methyltransferase, producing MRDLDFLDQTRSSYDTVAASYSTLFTDDLPRQPLKRSLLALFTDLVDGPAADVGCGPGHVTAFLHGRGLDVFGVDLSPGMVEQARANYPDLRFEVGSMTALDLPTESLAGLNAWFSTIHVPDRELPGVFAEFHRVLRPGAHLMLAFQAGDDDKHYTEAWGHEVTLTIHRRRPEAVAALLTEAGFEPAVTTIHEIPPPYTVPNPTRQGAFLIVRKR
- a CDS encoding LacI family DNA-binding transcriptional regulator, translating into MSSRKATSNDVAAAAGVSRSAVSFAFNNPQRISVATRERILAAAEELGYTPDPLGRMLRAGTTNSIGVLLPQRLAWILENPYYSRFLMGAGQVCDQEGYTLLLTPPLQDSVLKAIPYAAVDGFVVCGLEADRGEVAELSRRGIPFVLIDSDRVPGAPSVEVDDRGGAREVARYLLDLGHRRLAVLSMDPGAAVTERGYRGPLARRMAGIADALAECDLTMADVQLVEVPVTRAEGYRATRDLMAGGHAPTAILALSDILAYGAVDALQELAIKVPSEVSVTGFDDLSESAWFRPRLTTVRQPIVTKGRMAAEFLISAIRGEEQHPHQVLGTSLIVRESTTKPA
- a CDS encoding glycoside hydrolase family 13 protein: MTDQLIAPPTVEAPPASWWRNAVIYQIYPRSFADSNGDGIGDLPGISSRLPYLRDLGVDAVWLSPFYASPQADAGYDVSDYRTVDPIFGTVADAEQLIAGAHALGLRVIVDLVPNHSSDQHDWFKRALAEGPGSPFRERYHFRPGKGENGELPPNDWPSIFGGPAWTRVADGEWYLHLFAPEQPDFNWEHPAVRDEFKTILRFWLDLGVDGFRVDVAHGMVKEDGLPDIGDTGEWHLLGAGESPFFDRDGVHEIYRDWRKILDEYPGERIAVAEAWAPTLARVSNYVRDDELHQAFNFSYLGTAWNVHEQRQMIEDSLAAMREVGAPTTWTLSNHDVVRHTTRLMQKIDGEAAGRKPTAVDDAAGLRRGRAASTLMLALPGSAYLYQGEELGLPEVVDLPPEVRQDPAFHRAAGQDGYRDGCRVPIPWSGSEAPYGFGPDGGGSWLPQPDSWAALSVAAQAGATGSTLELYRSALAIRRTDPALAPTDNLRWVPAPAGVLAFEREVEGAPVFRCTVNMSDQPVAVGRPGELLLASGPIDGTSDNVVLPPDTTVWWSL
- a CDS encoding diguanylate cyclase, encoding MTLNGLEEVLHDSDRTRVSRVHVVGGAWVVRKQPLGPGAADRLRNEIAMLRRLDGVPGTPRLAGQLDERSLALVDDAARTLADVERPWEPGALTELAVRLAGVLAGIHRRGVVHRDVSPANVLVDDDGRPTLIDFELAGDAGREAGEVLAGTLPYLSPEQTGRTGRPVDHRSDLYALGATLYELATGEPPFGRDREPLSLIHDHLARVPMPPDEVNPAIPSALSRIILRLLCKEPDQRYQSDEGLIHDLVRFRAEEAFELGEHDFPLRLAPPARLIGRDEPLAALHALLTEATAAATGATGATGATGATGATGATGATGATGATEGSGTAGDSATAGATEDSGTAGSGRLAMITGPAGVGKTALVDRLRPALARAGGRFVAGRFDQFHHDLAGGIREAFDRLGEQLLAEPEDVVAGLRDRLRTALGPDRGLIAAIMPSFRPLLAVEPEEPSGDDPRVVFARMRTAALTLLRALASAERPLVLFLDDLQWASGPSLPFLGDVLDAGDLPGLLVLGAYREEEVDETHPLTAIVARAHRIALSPLSGDDLAGLIAGMLRLPGADAAPLAAVLAERTGGNPFDTVELVNALRREGVLVPEDGGWRWDPAEVRDFVGHGDVVALISARIEALPPRARELVDVMACLGDSLEASAALQPAVDDGLVVVDGGRARFRHDRVHQAAYARLSLDDRARLSLALARRIAPAPAAAPLYLAAADLLTDPAERASAAALLRRAATSARLVADHAEAEVHLSVALRLLDRTGEGYADTRADRHAVLCALARFEEADQVFAEITADAGDPVWLARPVAEQIGALTNRRMLGDALTLGTGLLARLGVDVPEPAAMGARIGAGLAAFHGGPGASGAVRPELTDPRLLAVAHLINRLVPTAFFADRTTMAWLVVEAAELWSAHGTCAALTGALGHLGVVTIAGGGGHRAAYRAMCRVLAAGEEHGHEPETSQVRFLHALGTVPWFEPMEAAVRLAHEARDGLLRGGDLRTALYTYFASVPQMLDCSADLASFHREARTALEFGERIGAGPETSMFVIAAHLVASLRGETTFDDAYLETLTGNEPATQFYSTVRALDAAIFGDDEALVRHSAAAVALLPAVPGTYLHVPAHLLAVLGAEVSARTATGADRERALAVMDRGVAFLAARAAAQPGNFRHLHRFAEATRAAAHGDFASAAAAYDAAMADAVTAGRSWHTPLITERAALFYLDAGLEHVGARLLAEALPGYARWGATGKVHALKRTHPALGSAVAGTSGTRASTLGGGHSVNLSTEVIDLMAVLEAARALSSETSLDALRVRVRQVLGAMTGATAVHVVLRDDRTGGWVLPGDGDRPEMDADRAARLGLLPLTAIRYAERTREPLLVDDVTLDDRVGRDPYLAGLDHCSLLVVPVIGQGQPRAVLVLENRLSRRAFSAGRLDAVLLIAGQPTVSLENAQVYASLERAVAERTEELAEANHQLELLTVTDPLTGLPNRRKLTMFLDEAWQRAARSREPVGIAMIDIDHFKKYNDHYGHQGGDDTLRLVAEALLASARTTDLVARYGGEEFCIVMPGASPENAMIVAERACRSVSQLAEPHALTDGGVVTVSVGVTSGSPADGDEPEHMIKFADEALYAAKHTGRNRVVAG